In the genome of Halalkalicoccus subterraneus, one region contains:
- a CDS encoding arylsulfotransferase family protein: MSSRSARIRSGLTRTRFRTLFAAIIVLSIAVLASGATGGGLSTASEADVPRAESTGNHTVITESGRAGTITAYEPDGSVLYYENERTKYFDVDPVEGDPLTVEYTATDTIHTEGPTCDSPPCARNVIERTDLQTGETEVLAERYEPQETAAEWHDADRIGEDRFLVADIHADQVYVLNVETGLIEWTWDAQADYPVEGGGSYPTDWTHINDVEYVEDEGHELNGTVMVSMRNQDQVVFVDPDEGVLEDWTLGSDDEYDVLFEQHNPDYIPTDNGGPAITVADSEHGNVEEYQREDGEWTQTWEWSDGQMQWPRDADRLPNGNTLVTDSHGNRVMELNPEGEIVWEVASTMPYEAERLETGDESTGGESAQQLGYESRTADESADESSGDGFSPLDPLIGLFDRIGAVIESLLPHRITNGILFVSPVWMGTAHFAAIGVGLLTLLVWIGSELGWQLSDRGIGMRSPFYRNR; encoded by the coding sequence GTGTCGTCTAGGAGCGCTCGGATCCGCTCAGGACTCACCCGTACCCGGTTTCGAACCCTGTTCGCGGCGATCATCGTCCTCTCGATCGCCGTCCTCGCAAGCGGTGCGACCGGGGGCGGGCTTTCGACGGCGTCCGAGGCGGACGTCCCGCGCGCGGAATCGACCGGGAACCATACGGTCATCACCGAATCGGGTCGGGCCGGAACGATCACCGCCTACGAGCCCGACGGGAGCGTCCTCTACTACGAGAACGAGCGAACGAAGTACTTCGACGTCGACCCCGTCGAGGGCGACCCGCTGACCGTCGAGTACACGGCGACCGACACCATCCACACGGAGGGGCCGACCTGTGACTCCCCGCCCTGTGCACGGAACGTCATCGAGCGAACCGACCTCCAGACCGGTGAAACCGAGGTGCTCGCCGAGCGTTACGAACCTCAGGAGACCGCCGCCGAGTGGCACGACGCCGACCGGATCGGCGAGGATCGGTTCCTCGTCGCCGATATCCACGCCGACCAAGTGTACGTCCTCAACGTCGAGACGGGCCTGATCGAGTGGACCTGGGACGCTCAGGCCGACTACCCGGTCGAGGGTGGCGGCTCCTACCCGACTGACTGGACGCACATCAACGACGTCGAGTACGTCGAGGACGAGGGCCACGAACTGAACGGCACGGTCATGGTTAGCATGCGTAACCAGGACCAGGTCGTCTTCGTCGATCCCGACGAGGGCGTCCTTGAGGACTGGACGCTCGGCTCGGACGACGAGTACGACGTGCTCTTCGAGCAGCACAACCCCGATTACATCCCGACGGACAACGGCGGGCCGGCGATCACCGTCGCCGACTCGGAGCACGGCAACGTCGAGGAGTACCAGCGCGAGGACGGCGAGTGGACCCAGACGTGGGAGTGGTCCGACGGACAGATGCAGTGGCCCCGCGACGCCGACCGCCTCCCCAACGGGAACACGCTGGTCACCGACAGCCACGGGAACCGAGTGATGGAACTGAACCCCGAGGGCGAGATCGTCTGGGAGGTCGCCTCGACGATGCCCTACGAGGCCGAACGCTTGGAGACCGGCGATGAGAGTACGGGCGGGGAGAGCGCCCAGCAGCTCGGCTACGAGTCGCGCACGGCCGACGAGAGCGCCGACGAGAGTAGTGGAGACGGCTTTAGCCCGCTCGATCCGCTCATCGGGCTCTTCGATCGCATCGGGGCCGTCATCGAGTCGCTGCTCCCCCACCGGATCACCAACGGAATCCTGTTCGTCAGCCCGGTGTGGATGGGGACGGCCCACTTCGCCGCCATCGGGGTCGGCCTCCTGACGCTTCTCGTGTGGATCGGGTCCGAACTCGGCTGGCAGCTCTCCGATCGGGGGATTGGGATGCGTTCGCCGTTCTATCGGAACCGGTAG
- a CDS encoding TrkA C-terminal domain-containing protein → MVDTHMVASTQIFSIFIIFALSLLVIRIGSVALRMTGLSPDVSSFQAASAFSGAGFTTEEAEFAVSEPSRRTTVLWLIRIGSIGVVGTLASLLLSFINSGGENSLTLVYVLGGVLLIIAAAKSQLLNEAVTPLIERALERTTDLEIKDYTQMLGLQSEYRVAEVDVSQDDWISNNSADEMNLAEEGVLLLGIRRNGDYIGAPRSDTEIHPDDTVVLYGKKSRLQELSNRAEGNVDAHEDAIEEHKDVLDEQAELIDQ, encoded by the coding sequence ATGGTAGATACGCACATGGTTGCATCAACCCAAATTTTCTCGATCTTCATTATCTTCGCACTCTCTCTACTTGTCATTCGGATTGGCTCAGTTGCGCTTCGGATGACCGGACTGTCGCCCGATGTCTCCTCATTTCAGGCCGCATCGGCGTTCTCTGGAGCCGGTTTTACGACTGAAGAGGCCGAATTTGCGGTTTCTGAGCCCAGCAGACGAACCACTGTCTTATGGTTAATTCGCATTGGGAGTATCGGTGTCGTGGGTACACTTGCGTCGCTTCTCCTGTCATTCATCAACTCTGGTGGCGAAAATTCGCTTACGCTCGTCTACGTTCTTGGGGGCGTACTTCTGATTATTGCCGCCGCGAAGAGTCAGTTGCTTAATGAAGCCGTTACACCACTCATTGAACGGGCTCTCGAACGGACGACAGACTTAGAGATCAAAGACTATACCCAGATGCTTGGACTCCAAAGCGAGTATCGGGTCGCCGAAGTAGACGTGAGCCAGGACGACTGGATCTCGAACAATAGCGCCGACGAAATGAACCTCGCTGAAGAGGGCGTGCTCTTGCTCGGCATTCGGCGAAATGGCGACTACATCGGTGCCCCAAGATCAGATACGGAGATACATCCTGACGACACTGTTGTCCTATACGGAAAGAAAAGCCGGTTGCAGGAACTCTCTAACCGTGCCGAGGGCAATGTGGATGCTCACGAAGACGCGATTGAGGAACACAAAGATGTACTTGATGAACAGGCCGAGCTTATCGATCAATGA
- a CDS encoding SHOCT domain-containing protein, translating to MSSLLGSDDHWFTLAVGTLIVLGLYVGFSVPWYWALVAAMLVSGVMEFAIKEVPPDPDAYDSSQYHLWNTAFGDSQSPSESASKEISTDSADSLEILQSRYARGELTDEQFEQKVEKLLETESVNKSTERDKARERLTDHTN from the coding sequence ATGTCCTCACTGCTGGGGTCTGATGATCATTGGTTCACTCTCGCCGTTGGAACTCTCATCGTTTTAGGATTGTATGTGGGATTCTCGGTCCCGTGGTACTGGGCGTTGGTTGCAGCGATGCTTGTCTCTGGAGTGATGGAATTCGCGATTAAAGAGGTTCCACCGGATCCAGATGCGTATGATTCGAGTCAGTATCACCTCTGGAACACAGCGTTTGGAGACTCCCAGAGTCCCTCTGAAAGTGCTTCAAAAGAGATATCCACTGATTCAGCCGACTCGCTCGAAATTCTTCAGAGTCGATACGCCCGTGGAGAACTCACTGACGAACAGTTTGAGCAGAAAGTAGAGAAGCTGTTGGAAACCGAGTCGGTAAATAAGTCCACAGAACGGGACAAAGCACGAGAACGACTAACGGATCATACCAACTGA
- a CDS encoding DUF7571 family protein: protein MKPCQNCQTVIDEYLLDKQLEPLRELTVDHFSVCADCTTIVADACVKCGGAVYVPRNESVTPDYCPACRSDIIDRTGHDPGWLRSHVST from the coding sequence ATGAAACCATGCCAGAACTGCCAGACGGTCATCGACGAGTATCTCCTCGATAAACAACTCGAACCCCTGCGCGAACTCACGGTTGACCACTTCAGCGTCTGTGCGGACTGCACGACCATCGTCGCGGATGCGTGCGTGAAGTGTGGCGGCGCGGTGTACGTTCCCCGAAACGAATCAGTCACCCCCGACTACTGTCCGGCGTGTCGGTCTGATATCATAGACCGCACCGGTCATGACCCTGGCTGGCTGCGTAGCCACGTGTCCACCTAA
- a CDS encoding cold-shock protein, producing MANGTVDFFNDTGGYGFISTDDGDLDDDEDVFFHMEDVGGEDLTEGTDVEFDIESSPKGPRAANVVRQ from the coding sequence ATGGCAAACGGAACGGTTGATTTCTTCAACGATACTGGCGGCTACGGTTTCATTTCGACTGATGACGGCGACCTCGACGACGACGAAGACGTCTTCTTCCACATGGAGGATGTCGGCGGAGAGGACCTGACAGAAGGTACTGATGTCGAGTTCGACATCGAGTCCTCCCCGAAGGGACCTCGTGCGGCGAACGTCGTCCGACAGTAA
- a CDS encoding DedA family protein, with the protein MDPLQLDHVPTEVEMLFTSEFALVVLFGISVLEGTMMLRFMPSELVVPSALLLIGSSVPDVIAIVAVVVVGTTVGQFLLFRLVRRAGRNYILQKSWVPVTESRLERVDGWFDRWGPVAVPVSNTMLFVRGLLTIPAGLSDMNGRTFVVLSVLGSLSFQSILAALYLFVDYQFVLDNYLLV; encoded by the coding sequence ATGGATCCGCTGCAGCTCGACCACGTCCCGACGGAGGTCGAGATGCTGTTTACCTCGGAGTTCGCCCTCGTCGTCCTGTTCGGTATCAGCGTCCTCGAGGGGACGATGATGCTGCGGTTCATGCCGAGCGAACTGGTCGTCCCGAGCGCACTCCTGTTGATCGGGTCGTCGGTTCCCGACGTGATCGCGATCGTCGCGGTGGTGGTCGTCGGGACGACGGTCGGGCAGTTCCTCCTGTTCCGTCTCGTCCGCCGGGCGGGCCGGAACTACATCCTCCAGAAATCGTGGGTTCCGGTGACCGAATCCCGGCTCGAACGGGTCGACGGCTGGTTCGATCGCTGGGGCCCGGTCGCCGTCCCGGTCAGCAACACGATGTTGTTCGTGCGCGGTCTGTTGACGATCCCAGCCGGACTCTCCGATATGAACGGACGAACCTTTGTCGTTCTCTCCGTTCTCGGCTCGCTCTCCTTTCAGTCTATCCTGGCGGCGTTGTACCTGTTCGTCGATTACCAGTTCGTCCTCGATAACTACCTGCTCGTCTGA
- a CDS encoding lysylphosphatidylglycerol synthase transmembrane domain-containing protein, with protein sequence MERRNWRALVVGFMGAFALIAGLFAVVGAGDVLEALATADPLLVAVSVGCAVLWLGAWGFVLQTVLGTLGVDLPTGRSLLVYAAAVFANNVTPFGQAGGEPIAALLISKVSDARYETGLAGIATVDALNVVSSLSLIAVGVGYYATTATIGGRLAVAVQSAIVIVASVTVLLYLVWRYQEAIVARLSGAAAAAVVRLPVGGSDSDAIAEDVSQRLRRFFAHIERMAVQRRRLAVAFGLSTVGWLLQAAALLAAFAALGHSVPVHILVFVIPLGNLAGATPLPGGLGGIEAAFVALLVPTTGLPAATVTAAVVIYRGAIYWLPVVIGGSSMAAFSARTVA encoded by the coding sequence ATGGAACGCCGGAACTGGCGGGCGTTGGTCGTCGGGTTCATGGGGGCGTTTGCCCTCATTGCCGGCCTGTTCGCCGTCGTCGGTGCCGGTGACGTCCTCGAAGCGCTGGCGACCGCCGACCCGTTACTAGTCGCCGTATCGGTCGGCTGTGCCGTCCTATGGCTGGGCGCGTGGGGGTTCGTGCTTCAGACGGTGCTGGGAACCCTCGGCGTCGATCTCCCGACCGGCCGGTCGCTGCTCGTCTACGCTGCGGCCGTCTTCGCCAACAACGTGACGCCGTTCGGGCAGGCCGGCGGCGAACCGATCGCGGCGCTACTCATCTCGAAGGTCTCGGACGCACGTTACGAGACAGGGCTGGCCGGGATCGCAACCGTCGACGCCCTCAACGTCGTTTCATCGCTCTCGTTGATCGCCGTCGGCGTCGGCTACTACGCGACGACGGCCACCATCGGCGGGCGGTTGGCGGTCGCCGTCCAGTCGGCGATCGTCATCGTCGCAAGCGTCACGGTCCTGCTGTATCTCGTCTGGCGCTACCAAGAAGCGATCGTCGCCCGCCTTTCGGGGGCGGCTGCGGCTGCGGTCGTGCGGCTCCCGGTCGGCGGGTCCGATTCAGACGCCATCGCCGAGGACGTCTCCCAGCGACTGCGGCGGTTCTTCGCCCACATCGAGCGAATGGCAGTCCAGCGCCGTCGACTGGCCGTGGCGTTCGGTCTGTCGACGGTGGGGTGGCTGCTGCAGGCGGCCGCACTGCTGGCTGCGTTCGCGGCCCTCGGCCACAGCGTTCCAGTGCACATCCTCGTCTTCGTGATCCCCCTTGGAAACCTCGCCGGCGCGACCCCGTTGCCGGGCGGGCTCGGCGGCATCGAGGCCGCGTTCGTCGCGCTGCTCGTCCCGACGACCGGACTTCCCGCCGCAACTGTCACCGCGGCGGTCGTCATCTACCGCGGGGCGATCTACTGGCTGCCAGTGGTCATCGGCGGTAGTTCGATGGCGGCCTTTAGCGCGCGAACAGTGGCGTGA